A single region of the Desulfurellaceae bacterium genome encodes:
- the mreD gene encoding rod shape-determining protein MreD: MLTGLGVVVLQTSVFSRLLLAPDLLLILCVYIGISYPSVSGAAVVFFLGYLFDCGSGTLGGDHACALSVVFAAVALLSRRLWLNNPVSVLGLVAVAVGLKTLTLFGLSRLGQVASETPRLVLGSVMWDMALAMLLTPLVFTLLHHSQVPDR, from the coding sequence GTGCTGACTGGCTTGGGCGTTGTGGTATTGCAGACCAGTGTTTTCTCTCGCCTGCTGCTCGCTCCTGATCTGCTCTTAATTCTGTGCGTCTATATTGGCATTTCCTATCCTTCGGTTAGCGGCGCGGCCGTCGTCTTCTTCCTAGGCTATCTGTTCGACTGCGGTTCGGGCACGCTGGGGGGAGACCACGCCTGCGCCCTGAGCGTGGTGTTTGCGGCTGTTGCCCTCCTCTCTCGGCGTCTGTGGCTGAATAATCCCGTGTCTGTGTTGGGCTTGGTTGCCGTGGCGGTTGGTTTGAAAACCCTCACACTGTTTGGCCTCAGCCGGCTGGGACAGGTCGCCTCCGAAACACCGAGGCTGGTGCTCGGTTCGGTGATGTGGGATATGGCACTGGCCATGCTGCTGACCCCGCTTGTTTTTACCCTGTTGCACCACAGCCA